Genomic DNA from Paenibacillus sp. KS-LC4:
GTTACAGCCAGGTTGTTTTCTCCGTATAAGGCTTGCGAGCAGTAGCAGGCACCTCGCCTTGCGGATAGCCGATAAAGAGGGTGCCAATTATTTTTTTGCCCTCTGGGGCTCCAATAAACGCAAACATCCGCTCGTCATGAACGAGGCCGATGCCGCGGGTCCGCCATACAAGCCCAAGCCCCAGCGTTTCGGCGGTCAGCCACATCGAGTGAATGGCGCAGGCTGCGGCATATTCATTGTCTTTGGAGGAGGCTTCGTCTCCTTCAACGATATCGGCCGTTACGACGATGGCAAGCGGCGTCGTTTCCAGCACTTTAAGGGATTCTTTTACTAAATGCGGCTTGGTAGGGAAGCGCTCCTCCAGATAGGTGCGCGCCAATTGCTCATAACGCTGCTTCGCTTCACCGCGAACGACATAAAAATGCCAAGGCTCCCGCAGGCGGTCGTTAGGAGCGAGCGTTGCAGCTTCCAGCAAAGCGGCAATTTTC
This window encodes:
- a CDS encoding nitroreductase translates to MTTLTLLDALKQRRAVRNYLPQEVEEEKIAALLEAATLAPNDRLREPWHFYVVRGEAKQRYEQLARTYLEERFPTKPHLVKESLKVLETTPLAIVVTADIVEGDEASSKDNEYAAACAIHSMWLTAETLGLGLVWRTRGIGLVHDERMFAFIGAPEGKKIIGTLFIGYPQGEVPATARKPYTEKTTWL